One Hevea brasiliensis isolate MT/VB/25A 57/8 chromosome 5, ASM3005281v1, whole genome shotgun sequence genomic region harbors:
- the LOC110640825 gene encoding NAC domain-containing protein 90-like has translation MNNLSRSFSFLYIVMKLHTRIYIHPQEVMEALAPGFRFYPTEEELISFYLHNKLEGKRNDLNQAIDRVIPVLDIYDFNPWDLPQLSGELCRQDPEQWFFFIPRQKREAQGGRPNRLTTTGYWKSTGSPGYVYSSSNNRCIAIKRTMVFYMGRIPLGRKTEWKMNEYRVIQEEASSSTGPNPTLRQEFTLCRVYKNSKCRRAFDRRPIWVLMGEPSVQLVSSEEARTNQQNPQLMVDRSTFEGSCPEENGPSSQMAMAVDNEPLWDWEDLYDWEDYARWSSDIGL, from the exons ATGAACAATCTCTCTAGAAGCTTTAGCTTCCTATATATAGTAATGAAACTACATACCAGAATATATATCCATCCACAAGAAGTTATGGAGGCATTGGCACCTGGGTTTCGTTTCTACCCAACAGAAGAAGAGCTCATCTCCTTTTATCTGCATAACAAGCTAGAAGGGAAGAGAAATGACCTGAACCAGGCTATTGATCGTGTTATTCCTGTCCTTGATATTTATGATTTCAATCCATGGGATCTCCCAC AATTATCGGGAGAATTATGTCGTCAAGACCCTGAGCAGTGGTTTTTCTTCATTCCCAGACAAAAAAGGGAAGCTCAAGGAGGGAGGCCAAATCGACTCACCACCACTGGATATTGGAAATCAACTGGCTCACCTGGTTATGTATACTCCTCATCTAACAATCGGTGCATTGCCATTAAAAGGACTATGGTTTTCTACATGGGAAGAATTCCACTTGGACGAAAGACAGAATGGAAAATGAATGAGTATAGAGTCATACAAGAAGaagcatcctcttctactggtccAAATCCAACG CTAAGGCAAGAATTTACTCTGTGTCGTGTGTACAAGAATTCAAAATGCCGGAGAGCCTTCGATAGAAGGCCAATTTGGGTGCTAATGGGTGAACCAAGTGTTCAATTAGTTAGCAGCGAGGAAGCAAGAACAAATCAGCAGAACCCACAATTAATGGTGGACAGAAGTACATTTGAGGGTTCATGTCCAGAAGAAAATGGTCCGTCCTCTCAAATGGCAATGGCTGTAGATAATGAACCACTTTGGGATTGGGAGGACTTATATGATTGGGAAGATTATGCTCGATGGAGTTCAGATATAGGGCTGTAA